DNA sequence from the Rattus rattus isolate New Zealand chromosome 2, Rrattus_CSIRO_v1, whole genome shotgun sequence genome:
gaagaaatattttatcttcattCTTTTGATGGAAGTGTTTGTTATAGAAGGTAAAGATATATAGttggaaaagaaatataataggGAGATAATGGGAAGATTTTCATGAGTAAAATTGAGATATGTAAGATCACATATCATAGTGCATAGTTCTATAATTCTCAATAATaaggaaaaatcagaaaagaatttaACCAGCAAAGAAACTAATATAATGATTCTTCCCAGAATCCCACATTCCAAAGTAATTGCTTGTAACAACAGGGAAGTAGACACAATCTAAGACAAAGATATCAAAGGGAGCTGGGCACAGTCATGCATGTTCTAACAGGCTTTTACCTTTTCTCTAGCACTGGAGAGGGAAAAGCAAACATTTCtataatttcaaggccagcctagtgaaTTCCAAGTCAGTCCAAGTTATAAATAGAGGcacagtctcaaaacaaataaggAATGACTGTAAGAATAtccaaacaaatcaaaagagaTACAGATTAACTGGTAAATTAATTGCAAGGAagcagaaaatgtaaatgaattaagGAATCAATACAAGATCAGATTTCAGAATTCAATAATGAGAGAGAAACACTGATGAAAATATATATGCTactaaaaatgaacatttttataagTCTAAAACCCAATGGAGGCCTGTGGATTATGTGTTATCAGGGATTGAAGGCCAGATAGAAAAGTTGGATCATTCAGTCCAGAACAAACATCAATTAGCAGAAACACCAGCTTGGAACATCTTTGACTTAACTACATGCCAGCCCTGCAAAATTCTGGAGCCTAGGCAGTGAAACAGTGGGGACTCCTTTACACTGGCAGACACTGGCACATTATGTTGCCTTGGAGAAATAGTTATTTCTACCTATAGGAATTTGTTACAGGAAAATTGTCCATGTTGTCTCTGATCTTGGTAGGGTTCTAATCATGAGTTTCAAACTGGGATAATCCACCCATCCTTAATAAGACAATTAAAAGAACTGTAAGAACACTAGCAAGCTGAAAACTATTTATTTGGAACACGTCTAAGAGAATAGCACTTGGATCCTTTCCGTCTTTGCTTCTTCGGGGTCCAGGTCACTGGTTTACTTTCTGGTGCTTGATTGTTTGAAGCCTGACTTCCAGGTTCTGAATTAAGATGAACATTGAAATAGAAAACCAATGGTAAATACATCTGAGCATTCCTGACCAAGGTATAAACCCACTTACCCCACCCCCATCGTTGTCTGGTTTCAATCCCATCCTATACTCTGGTACTATGGTAAGGTGAAATCTCTTTCCAGAGAGAAAGTTCCCCTTTGGCTAAGGCATCTTCCTTCTCTCATCACGAGACCCCTGGAAAGATTCTTTTTTGGATGGGCATTCATTATTTCAATCATCTAATGGGGTGAGAGATACAAATGGCTCTTAAaatatcttcctttcttccaagtGGTCTACAATATGCAAAAATGATTAGATACAGCCAGGATTTAAGACCAATTGCTTCAAGGATTAGTTTTTGAGGGCACAGAAAGTCCCTAGATCATCAATATCTGAGTGCTAGTGTCCCATTTTGATTAAATATAAAAGGTACAAATTGGCTTGAAGCTGGTGAATTTGTGAACAGAGGAAGACCTGTGTGTGAATCCTGTTGAGGGCAGCACTGGCCAGAGAGTGCATGGGAACACAATGTTTCTCTACTGTGTAAAATAAGAAACAACCCAAAATTTGCAGCAGTGTCAAATGTCTTGATTAGAGTCTATTTAGAAGGAATATGTTTTGGCCTTTGTGAACAGTGAGGCACGTAGGGACATGGCAAACTTCAGTGTGAGAGGAACTTTCCTTGCTCCTCATCCTAAAGCCCAGAAATCACGAAGAAAGTTGCATCAAACACTTCCTGATTTTACAGTCTAATGAAATTAATCATGTCTGGAGTTTTAGATTGTGTCACTGGATCACAGGAGTCACCTTGAGGCATGTGACAATTTGAGATGTAGGTACATATGATAAAGCCATTAGACAGCAATGATTGTGTCACCTCTTGCTTGGGATGGTCCATAAGCCACAGGAGGACCATGAGACACACTAGGAGGAAGGTGATATCAAAAGTGAAACAGAGGAAACAAGCAAGACTTTGGGGCTGGTACCCTTGTCCTTCTACCTTTAGCCACTAGAGAGTCAATATAGAGTTGCAAGATGTGTTTTGTTCCATCTTATGCACACCAACACCACAGAAGTCAAGATACATGGACAGAAACACAAAGGTGACTccttcacagtgtgtgtgtgtgtgtggtgtgtttgtgttataCGGTGTGAGCATATTATGGAGCCTAAGAGGAACAGTTGTTTCTTCTGATTTCTATACCAGGAACCAAGAAAGGCAGCCATTGAGGTGGGAATGTAAGGAGATTGGTAAACTTGGCAATGCAGGGACATATCGTCCTGAATGAAAGAACAGGGGACGAGTGACAGAAAAGGAGTAGCAATAGCAGAAATGTGAATGACAGCAACAATGGGAGTTAAAATGATGTCCAGGTTTCCAAAGTGCAAGATCTAAATGACCACATGAGTGTCACTCTAAGAACTGTTACATACAGCAGCATCCCTATGATGCTCATATACTTGTCTCTCTCCCTAGGATGCTCATGCACTTGTCTTCCCAAGTGAATGAGGAATACATCAGAGAGATGGAGTAAAAGTCATAGCCTCCAGTATGAGTAGGAAGTGGGTACTGTCAGAAATACTAGGGCTCCACATGTAACTTTTAATCTCTGGAAGGGTTCTAAGACATCCATTCATAAACCCATCCATTAAACCCCACCATCCACTCATAAACCAATCTACCACCATCCATTTGTTCACTCattactaatttctttctttgttcaccATAAAAGTATTGAGTGAGCTATACATTAGACCCTTGACTTGTGGGATCTTGATGAGGAATAAGGCAAATCCTTCTCCATATGTttcaagagaagcaaacacatcaCACTAAGAAATCTATTATCTGAAGCCCAGAGCATTGGAGTAGGAGGAAGGGGTCCAGAATTCAATTAAGGCTTTATTACAAAGTCAAAACTGACTACCAATTTGTTGCTTCCACTGCCTGGACCAGACTTTCCCTGTGAGACACTGATCCTTAAAGTGAAAATTTCTGAACCCACAGAACATCTAACCCACAAATATTTAATAAGGCCACCTAGGGTAGATGAGTTGGGGCTCCGATTATACACACAGTCATTTTGTGCTTCGGATATACCAGCCATGGGCTGTGTAACCTTCGTTCAACCAGTGTCTCTGCTGTCTTTCAGGTTCCCTACAGTAGTAAACAGGGGAACTTATCATTTACCTGTCTATATGTGGAACTCAAGTACTGTGCCCTAATCTTGAGACTGAAGAGCTATTACAATGAGGTTTGGAGGTTGTTATTTCCCTAAAGAAGAGAATTCCCTAGGCTCAACTCCTGAGGACAAGCAGTGGCCAAGAGGACCTATGTTCCCTTGGAGATACAAATGTTCCTGTGAAGTCTAAGAACTATCAGAACAGTCAGTACATTGCATGTCAACCCATCCAGCTGTTCCGTACATGCCGACTCTCAGGAAGAGGAGATGCCCAAATGACCTAGCCTAATTATGATTGCCATGACAGATACTGGGTTGTTCCACATGCCCCAAGACTTGCATGCAGAATGACACATTGCTTTCAGTCAGCTCTAGCAGGGAGTCAAATTCAAGCAATGTCATGAAGCTTTCTCAGGGTCATGTTCAGGGTAAGAGCCCAGAGAATCTGAGCTGAGGATCACATCCTTGGACTGAGTTACCATACTCCTGTTGGCAAGTTCCTGTCAGGTCAAGGCTTCTGATGTTTTTCAGTTTGCCACATGATGTGTGTCTTGTACTAAATTCCCAAACCTAAGTGAGAGTACACAGTCCAGAGGGGAGTAAGTTACAGTCCAAGCCTCACTGACTTAGgtatatagagaaaaataaaccccACCATCACCCAGGAGTCAAAGAATCACTTACTGTTTACTCTGAGGTCCAAAATGGCCCATTCTGTTACCAAATCCACAGATATGGCTCGTAAGGTGTAAAGCCCTGAATCTTTCTGTGTGACATTAAAGAACATCATGGATCCATCATCACATGTTATAATTCTTTGGTGATATGGACTCCCCAGCATGCTTGAATTGGTGATGAATGAGTGGCTTGCTATCTTAAAATGATCAAGTGGAAGCACTCCTTTATGCCAAGCAAAGCCTAGAATCTTCTCTGGCAGATTATAACCCACCAGAATAATATGGTCAGTTTCAAAAACTCTAGACTGTGACACTTCAATTGTCATTTGAGAAGGAGTACGATGTGTCTTGTAGCCTAAAAGTGGACCTAgatggaaaaaatagaaacaatcaaaagTGATTCCTCTGCATTTGGAGAATATAAGGGTCTCTGAGCCTTTAGCATTTGTGTCCATCACTCAGCCTTGGTGTATCTATTCTACTTGGTGGAGGTCAGCAACACAAATTCCATGCACTCAGTTCTTGTTAACTTCTGTATGGGATTCTTCTTCATCTCTCTGAATTACTCACCCTTCACCGCCCTCAAATCTCTGCTCAGATCCACAGTGTGTGGAGAAGGGTGCTTCTCCCAGCATCTTTTTGATAGAAACTGAGTCTGCACACTGACATATTTTGCATTGGACATTTTATAATGCATTCTCAATGCCCTTGCTCATGTCTCTTGCCAACAAGTAGAAGACTTTGTGGTCTGGGATCAGTCTGATAATCTTGGAAGACTCAATATTTAAAAACGGCTCAATGGACAAATTAATGAATTGTTCCTGGTCACTGTATGTCCATGCATTAAGTTACCAGCCTCTCAGGCTCTAGGCTAATTACAGTATTCATACtccaaattaatttatttttattgactctttgaATTGGGAATGGGAACATGCACTCAAGCATGTGTCAGTGTAAGGGCAAGTAGTTGCATGCCATAGTATCTATATTTAGGTCAGAGGACAGGTTGTgtgactcagttctctccttctaccatgtgtgaTTTGaagattgaacttaggtcatcaggaaTGACAGCAAGTGCTCATATCCACTGAGTCATATCAtagctttcttttcatttgaagAGTCATTGTCAAAGGTGGGGACATTAGTCTTCAGAATATACTTACTGAGGTAATTAATGAACTTGATAAATAAACAATCCAACTTATAATTTCCTGTTCACTAAGAGATTCTGGCTTCTGAGCTGCTGTACACCTTGCTGTGTTGTCTCATCTCATTTGTAACCAAACCCTATCCTCTCCAGGAGACTCAAACAATCACTATCTAACTTCCCACATGGGATAGGAAACGTGTGTGTGTTCTGCAGGATTTCTTTATTACTGTGTGCACATTGCATGTAATTAAGGGTTTGATGCCCAGCCCTATCCTCTTTTGAGAAGCACCTTCACCTGGGCCAGTGCCTTAAGTTTTATTGCTCAGATAACAGCTAAGTTGTCCTCCCTCACTCTGAGCTGATTCTGGGACAGAGGTCTGGATCCAGAGTTACAAAGATCCCACAGTTTCATCATCTCTTCCTCAACTCAGGTGCAGGTTCATGGTGAGAGGCCCAAAGGTCTGGGTTGAGGTTGGCATCCTTGTCTGAGTTATTCAGCACAAGTCCTCCTCTCTGCAGGTGCAGTCAAGTGGTCTATGAAAGTTGAATAATGCATGTCCTGCACAAAATCCTCAAAATACTACACAGAAACACAATGCAGAAGCAGGGTAGATCCAGTTCAGACACAACACTCCTCTGAATGTACCCCACCCAACACCAGAGTTCACAAAAGATTGACTTACTGTGTACAAAGAATTCTGCATGTATTATTTCAGAACTTGAGGTTGTACTAAGTATTTTTAGCGTGTAGTATCCTGAGTCTTTTTTGTTGACACTTTTGATCATCAGAGATCCATTGCGTAGTATTGTCTCTCTACTACTGTATGCCGGTCCCACCTCATGAGACTTGGTAGCTATCACATATCTTTCAATTTCACAACTCTTGAGTGCTGCAAGTCCTGTGTACCAGGAAAGGACTTGAACATTCTCTGGCAGGTTATGCACAAACAGAAGAACAGTTTCCCCTTCAACAGCAATGGGTGGCACTGCTTCAATGGTGACTTGGGCAGTGGTGGGAAGCAGCCAGGAGGTTAAAAGGGAGActagaagggaagaaaaacaatcCATGAACATTGATATCTCTGTATTTGATGGAAAGATGAGATCTATGTCCTGAGTGGACATGCTCATCACTCAGAATTGCTGGATAGGTAAGGGAGGAACTGCTGTATTAGGAAGGGGTGAGCATCATAACCTCTGCTCCATCAGTGGCCTTCAACCTGTTCCTTTCCATGTACAGGAACTCTCCTCGGCTATCTTAAGTACTCCCCACACTGCCCTCAGCTTCATGCTCACATTCAGAGTACTGGGGCTAAGTACTCTCCTGTTACTTCTTACTCTAGAGATCttcacttcctttttttctcttctgttctctctttggTCTGAGTACTCTAGTTCTACTTCTAGGTGGTAGTTCTGCTCTAACTTGCAATTCACTAGTCTAGGGCCTTATTAGAACCCAAAGAGCCTGACAGCTTTGGAAGGCCCAGAACTGATACAGGCTTGGATATCTTTGGATGAGTGGAAGAATGCATGTGTCAGGGCTATGCATATCCAGGAGTGTATTTACAAAATGCTCAACTATGAAGCTAATGACACTTTTAGTACAAGAGTTTGGTAAAGCTTGTATGTGTACAGAAGGTGAATGCTTAaatatgtgtgcacttgtatgcTTTTCTGTAGAGTTGAAtgtatacacaccatatacatggAAGTCAGACACCTTctatgttgggaattgaactgatGGCTCAGGTTTGGCAGGCAGCAGCACTACCATTTAATCAGCTCAATGCCTCTCCCTAGTTGGTTTTTAATTGGACAGCCACCCTCTCATGGTTGGGGACATCATTCCTCAGAATATAGTTGTCCATGTGATTAGCTTATAATAGAAAACAATGGTGTCATTTCTCCAATATACTATAGTTCTGCTGTCCTTCCCTTTTATCTGAGTCTCCTCCCAGGTAGGAGCCCCTCCTAGAATTATATAGGCTGGGGACATTTCCTGTGTACAAAACACATCAGTTCACTTCTCCCTATCGTCTGTCCCAtgtccttctcccctttcctctcattATGTCTCAGTCCACCAGACTAGACATTGAGCAATAAAGCTGATAAGTCTCCTTAGGCCCTTATATGGCCTTATACAGACATGAGGTGTTGTGGGATTTGCACACAAACAGAAAATCATGTAGGATACAAAGCAATATGCTTTACACTCTTCCCAGAAAATGGTTTGTCCtcactttctgttgctatgataaacaccctGATCAAAAGCAgccaaagaaagcaaagaattTACATGCCAGACTCAGAAGTCAAATCGGTCATTGAGTGAAGTCAAAGTACACATAAGAGCTCTTTAATGGGTTAATCACTggtaatttcttttaaatgtccctctctgtgtgtcactgtctctctgtttctgtctgtctctgtatctctgactctgtatctgtctctccatctctgtctctgtctctgtctttgtatctctgtctgtctctgtccttcattctctctctctctctctctctctctctctctctctctctctctctctcaggggtAAATGACTAACTATCTTTCTGAGACAGTTCAGAATCTCCTGCATAGGGATAGCACTACCCACAGTGGCCTCTGATCTCCAACTTAAATTAAGATACTAAAGAGGGTTCTCTACAAATTTCTTCAAAGTGACCTATAAAGGAGAATAACTCAACAGAGTTTCTTCTAGCCCCACTACTGTGAATTTAAGCTGTGTACATTTGACAGCTTCCTGAAGAGTACCCACACCTATCACCTGTCCTCAGAATTTTAtgcatatacagaaataaaaaatgagacaAGAATTCAGGTAACTGTGCAGAGTGGGTCATAACAAGCATAAAGTGTTCAAAATAAGTGCATTTCTGAACACAGAGAGCCCTATCTTAGGAGGAAGATATACTGATAGGGACAAAGCAAAGACAAATGATTTATGTTGCAGAAGTGACACAAGAAAACCAATAATGTAAGGTCTAGTATGTGAAATTCTGCAGAAAATCTTCAGTCTTTTGACTTAGTTCTTGAGTCAAATCTAACtgtccatttgtttttgtttcctgaaCAAGATGTCCTCTCAACATATGCAGGACCACGATTACTATCAGTTCTTCCCTGCTCCTCAGACAGCTGAGAATGCCTCCAGGGTAGAGACAGTAAACATGTGATGGCAGACAGATTACTCATGCTCACATCTGCTTCCCATGGTCTATGTGAGCCTGAGTAGAGTGAGCCCTGTGCTAGACTCGGGATTTATTGGGAAAGGCACAACAAAGCCTTCTCCTTTACATTCCAGGAGGAGTGACAGTGGCACACCAGAATTCTGCAGAAATTCTCCAGAGGCAggagttctttttgtatttcaGTTTCCCAGGTATAGGACACATTGTTATTGAATGTTGAAATCTTTATAATGTCTCCTTAGATATGAACAACATATAAACTTTGGACAGCAGAACCATCTAGATGAGCAGCATCTGTTACTATTTGCCTGAAAGAGAGACTGCATTATACTTAATCAATGAGGACACTCCAGTGTCAGGAGGACTTATTTCTTCGGCTCCTCCCTTTGGAATTTTGACTATTTTGTAAAGTCTTGTAAGCATCAAAAGAATTGACCAGTGGCATGGGCACCAGGACAGCTGTGCTCCTCTGGCTGAGACTCACCAGGACATGCTCTGGTGGTCTAACTCGGTGCACTATTACAGTGCACTGGCAAGTCCATGTGTTAGGAGGTTCAGACAGATATTGGATCCATCTATTCAGTTAGCTCTAACAGGTCATATTTCATCCTGGCCCACACTCTCCCTGAGTAACCTCAATTAGAAGCCTGGAATACTGATCAGTAGCCAGGACGTCTAGTGGTCTCCATTCTAATAGGGCTTGGTATTTCCCTCAGCCAGACCATACTTGAAAGCCAACTAATTTTCTTGGTTTCATATTTATGGTGAGGGACATAAAATCTAGGCTCACTCTAATTCTTTGGCTGAGATATACCGCTACATATCTTTTACTTAGCAGGACAAATTCAGAAAAAATCTGATATTACACTTTTTCTCCATTGGGTATATCCTCACCAATTGTTCAAACCCAGTGTGGTTCCATAAAAACTGACCAGTAATAAGAAAAACCAgacatgtttcttttgttttactaaGGAGAAACACCAAATGTTTAAGAGAGTAAAGAATTTACAGGCCAGATTCTGACATCAAATCAATCTTTGAGGGAAGTCAAGGTATACATAGAAGACAAGAATCTGGAGTGAGGAACTGAGGGGGTGATCTGTTTAATGGGTCATTCACTGGTACTCTCTGTTTTTTAtgtccctctctgtgtgtctttttctgcctgtctttgttttcctgtctctgtctctttgtctttctctccccctctttctctgtctttgtgtctctttttNNNNNNNNNNNNNNNNNNNNNNNNNNNNNNNNNNNNNNNNNNNNNNNNNNNNNNNNNNNNNNNNNNNNNNNNNNNNNNNNNNNNNNNNNNNNNNNNNNNNtctacaggttttcagctgttcttgtggacctgtgccttgagttcaccaggcaggtcacttgcatgaataagttagtcttacctgtggtcccaaggctcaagttcgctcatggggttctgcccacgggctctcctcggtggcagcaaccaggaagatctacgccgcctcttccggggcctccgtgcaccagggttcagatggcctccggtgttttcctctggaatcagtaatgtgtgcagagagcagtctcttctggtttcatgaGGCGTGTCTGCACCTGTGCTTTTTCAATTTTGAAATCTCTGCTTAAAGTTTCAAGTGTGTACATTCCTGCATCTTTCTCAGTGGCATTCTGAAGCAGCAGGGATCCGTTAGTGTACACAATCTTTCTTCTGCTGAGTTCACTTCCCCATGTGGTGGAATTCATGGCTCTGCTGTATTCTGTGATTTTCAGTATGTCAGCCCCATACACTGATTTGTACCAGGAAAAGGCTTGCAGACCTTTTGGCAGATTATGAACAACGAGAAGAACACTTTCTCCTTCAACAGCATACTGTGGCACTGGTTCAATCATGAGTTGAGAAAAGGTGATGGGGTTACGGCATGTAGAAAGGGAggctggaaaggaaaaaagaaagaatcatcAACTGGTGATCATGGTGCTTGATGTAAAGATGGCTACCTCTGTCCTAAGCATATAAATTTGTCACTCTGCCTAGAGCTGCAAACTTAGGTGTGTCTATCCCACTTGATCAAAGTTAACAATATGACTTTGTCCACTCTCTCAGTGCCCctgaaaatgtcattttctcttcATGGAAGTTTCTACATGTCTGCTCCTGTGATGCACTCAGTCAGCCACTGTACGTACACATTCATATACCCTGGGGTTTGAGATGATGCCTCCACTGAATATGGACCCCAGATTTccactttttgcttttttgttttctgtttttagtttgcTTTGTGGCTCCAATCAACCCCTAACATCGCCTTCTAGATGTCCTTGCTACTCTGCTGTGCATCCTACAGAACTGCGTCTGAATAAGGAACAGTGGCAAACTGATCTTCAGATCAGGCTGAGATCTGGGAAAAGGCTAGGATATTAggctagctggttttgtgtgaaCTTATAACAATGTAGAGTCCTTTGAAAGACAAGGCCTCAATTGAAAATGCCACCACCAGGTATGGGAAAAGGAAAGATGTCCTCCCCCTACAACCTTTGCTGCCTGCAGCAGGCAGAGAACTTGCCCCAAAGGCCAGAAGATCTGGAGAACTGTCCTTGCCCCTCAAAGGCTACAGTGTTTGGGATAACAGGCCTTGAACCTCAACTGGGCTGCAAAGTAGAGCTGGTTCTAGTGGTGTGGATATGAGTGTGAGCGTGGCTGTGGGTGTTGGTGATCCAGCCCCAAGGgactgagagcaggagagttgaCCTTGCcaaggcagtgctggagagcttgaaCTGGTGGTGTGGTTGAGGGAGAGCTGGTGGgatgaccaactcagctactacccaggctcagatccaggtCTTTGAGTTGGCCTAACTCAACATCTATGAACTTCTAGAATACATAAAGGGACCAGTCCTGATGATCCAAGACAGCAGGATATttgtgacacagggcaacaacaggatatctgaaagGAGTCCCAGTGAAAATGCAGTATTGATACTATAGCAGAATATACAGACCTTAAACCAAACCAGTGATTCATTGCAACAAACATTTACAAGTCACGTaaggacaaaagggtatactatAAGACActatgacacactacagcttccatgatgagattttTCTTCGTTTCatctacttttgttgttgttcttcctcttttctgttgAGGATGGATTACAAGTGCAAAAGGCAAATATAAAGGGACAAGAGTATGAAAGGAATTGTAGCATATGATATGAAGTTAACAAAGAATCGGtacaaaattgttttttaaagaaaatgtcaccaCAAGAGTGGCCTGTGGGCTAgcctatattttttaattggggtTTGATATGGGTGAATCCAGTCTACTACAGGCAGTTCTACCCATGGGGTAGAGGACATGAGTGATATAAAACAGAAGATTGTACATGGCATGAGGACCAAGCCACTAAACAGCACTCTTTTACGGTACCTACATCAGCTCCTGGGTTTTGTTTGGGAAACTCACGTGTTTGGAGTTAATAAATACCCAAATTTGACATAGAcagccaaacacaaaacaaaacaaaaacaacaatgttCCTTATCACCTCTGAGAGAAAGTAGAAGTTAAATCTCAGGACAATGCTTCCCAGGGTCACTTTAGTCCAGCCTTGGAAAGATGACAGGGTTAAGGACCCCCTGGTGCTCACCTCTCCTTGAGGTTGCCATGGTTTCCTCAAATGCCTGGCTAGAGTCCTACATGACTAAGAAGAGTCTTATATTTAGTTGAGTTACTTTCTATCAAGGTCTTCCTTGATGGGgtttgggagtcagagga
Encoded proteins:
- the LOC116893346 gene encoding carcinoembryonic antigen-related cell adhesion molecule 3-like, with product MSTQDIDLIFPSNTEISMFMDCFSSLLVSLLTSWLLPTTAQVTIEAVPPIAVEGETVLLFVHNLPENVQVLSWYTGLAALKSCEIERYVIATKSHEVGPAYSSRETILRNGSLMIKSVNKKDSGYYTLKILSTTSSSEIIHAEFFVHSPLLGYKTHRTPSQMTIEVSQSRVFETDHIILVGYNLPEKILGFAWHKGVLPLDHFKIASHSFITNSSMLGSPYHQRIITCDDGSMMFFNVTQKDSGLYTLRAISVDLVTEWAILDLRVNKPGSQASNNQAPESKPVTWTPKKQRRKGSKCYSLRRVPNK